A genomic window from Pecten maximus chromosome 4, xPecMax1.1, whole genome shotgun sequence includes:
- the LOC117325114 gene encoding intraflagellar transport protein 25 homolog, with product MFDVALRSAGAGVVLATSSDDNYPPENMIDGDTQTFWSSTGMFPQEFIITFTSVVNIARIELCCSNVKNVIFEKCKDPDPLKFEKITERELTHGDGQLQNEDISVNGAEAQHLRVIIESAYDHFISIHRINVHGNAVRG from the exons ATGTTTGATGTTGCTTTGAGAAGTGCTGGTGCTGGCGTGGTATTGGCGACATCTAGCGATGATAATTACCCACCGGAGAATATGATAGACgg TGACACCCAAACATTTTGGTCGTCGACTGGAATGTTTCCTCAGGAATTCATTATAACTTTCACATCAGTAGTCAACATTGCAAGGATTGAATTATGTTGTTCAAATG tgaaaaatgttatttttgaaaaatgtaaagACCCTGATCCATTGAAGTTTGAGAAGATAACAGAAAGAG AGCTGACACATGGTGACGGCCAGCTACAAAATGAAGATATATCGGTGAACGGGGCAGAAGCTCAACACCTACGTGTCATTATAGAATCAGCCTATGACCATTTTATATCCATACACAGGATCAATGTTCATGGGAATGCTGTTCGTGGATAA